The sequence TGTGGCTCGGGTTGGCTGTTATCTCTGCCATAATCGCCTACCACATTCGCGTATCTATTGCCCTTGTCGAAATCTGTGTGGGAGTTGTCGCGGCTGCGGTCGCTGGCTATTACGGTAAGTTTGAGTTACTGGGATCTAATTCTGAATGGCTTCGTTTCCTCGCGGCCTCCGGTGCCGTGCTTCTGACTTTTTTGGCCGGAGCCGAA is a genomic window of Candidatus Zixiibacteriota bacterium containing:
- a CDS encoding cation:proton antiporter, with translation MEHIFTIAALWLGLAVISAIIAYHIRVSIALVEICVGVVAAAVAGYYGKFELLGSNSEWLRFLAASGAVLLTFLAGAE